One genomic window of Methanosalsum zhilinae DSM 4017 includes the following:
- a CDS encoding CRISPR-associated helicase/endonuclease Cas3 yields the protein MNFYNNWGKFRTGSDEEFNYHLLAYHCLDVAATANSLLHNDKIFLEKFKNYLPIEDDDLICLITFYIAIHDIGKFSKNFQSLQPHLMKKLRGYSSEKSYEIRHDSLGYHLWNSLWNDLWKMNILSLDKTIYDEFDWNELILPWLRATTGHHGYPPIYINNGVQINYDELFSSDDKEMAVSYIESISQLILKNGFSSLTSNSGDVDIFEDLERYFKKTSWLLSGLAVVSDWIGSSESYFNYNSSIMNLEKYWTEIALPASKKALKDSGICPSQVSHESGINHLFGYIKKPTPMQNFVSEMELGNGPQLFIIEDTTGSGKTEAAISLSHRLMIREGLHGLFFGLPTMATSNAMYERLYESYSKIYEPISNPSLVLAHGQSHLSKIFRNTIGPNKTENDFYGENNTKESTISAQCSAWIADNRKKSLLADVGVGTIDQAIMSVLPSKHQSLRLLGLSRNVLIVDEVHAYDPYMHELLCNLLTFHASLGGSVILLSATLPLKQKNDLVRSFSTGAGYEFESVSKIEYPLVTHISSSGSEEQPVDYLSQNERVVSCEFFHDKTHVRKSIIDASNNGFCCCWIRNTVDDAIDAYNSIANCIGHENVILFHARFTMGDRLKIEESVLETFGKNSGNKQRAGKILISTQVVEQSLDLDFDYMVTDLAPIDLIIQRAGRLHRHKRDLNGNIATQDSRKTPVLGILSPRPTEDASDSWYSGMFSKGCYVYQTHGKLWLTAKLLLEMKEMHIPRDSRYLIEGVFGPNADESIPSALLNVDRNAYGETMAEKSMAVWRSLKIFQGYDRTGTQWIDDTVVPTRLGDSITLRLGKLVNGAILPLNSSTRHPWEMSQVNVSAIRVKYPSYPEEINELIDETKNSMKDKCKWSLFIPMELQEDGMWLGFGENQNRQKVKLIYDAKTGLHTSKY from the coding sequence TTGTCTTGATGTAGCAGCAACTGCTAATTCATTATTACACAATGACAAGATCTTCTTAGAAAAATTTAAAAATTATTTACCAATAGAAGACGACGATTTGATTTGCCTTATAACATTTTATATTGCAATTCATGATATCGGTAAATTTTCTAAGAATTTCCAGTCACTACAACCTCATCTTATGAAAAAATTGAGAGGTTATAGCTCTGAGAAAAGTTATGAAATAAGACATGACAGTTTAGGATACCATCTATGGAACAGCTTATGGAATGATTTGTGGAAAATGAATATATTATCACTTGATAAAACAATCTATGATGAGTTTGACTGGAATGAACTGATATTACCGTGGCTGCGTGCTACTACTGGGCATCATGGCTATCCTCCTATTTATATAAACAATGGAGTCCAAATCAACTATGATGAATTGTTCTCCAGTGATGACAAGGAAATGGCAGTTTCTTATATTGAGTCAATATCCCAACTTATACTCAAAAATGGATTTAGCTCACTAACCTCAAATAGTGGGGATGTAGATATCTTTGAAGATTTGGAAAGATATTTTAAAAAAACTTCTTGGCTTCTATCTGGCCTTGCAGTAGTCAGTGACTGGATAGGGTCGTCAGAGTCATATTTTAATTATAATTCATCAATAATGAATTTAGAAAAATACTGGACTGAGATAGCGTTACCTGCCTCTAAAAAAGCTTTAAAAGATTCGGGGATATGTCCATCACAGGTATCTCATGAGAGTGGAATTAATCACCTGTTTGGTTATATCAAAAAACCTACCCCAATGCAAAATTTTGTTTCTGAGATGGAGCTTGGAAATGGTCCACAGCTTTTCATTATAGAAGATACTACAGGTAGTGGAAAAACAGAGGCAGCAATTTCTTTATCTCACAGGTTAATGATTAGAGAAGGGCTACATGGTTTGTTTTTTGGGTTACCCACAATGGCTACTTCTAATGCAATGTATGAAAGATTATACGAGTCTTATTCGAAGATATATGAGCCTATATCCAATCCATCACTGGTTCTAGCACACGGACAAAGTCATCTCTCAAAAATTTTTAGAAATACTATAGGACCAAATAAAACTGAAAATGATTTTTATGGTGAGAACAATACCAAAGAATCAACCATTTCAGCTCAATGTTCTGCTTGGATAGCAGATAATAGAAAAAAATCGTTGTTAGCTGACGTTGGGGTTGGTACAATTGATCAAGCTATTATGAGTGTGCTCCCATCAAAGCACCAATCTCTAAGACTATTAGGTTTATCTAGAAATGTGTTGATAGTTGATGAAGTCCACGCATATGATCCTTATATGCATGAATTGTTATGTAATTTGCTCACTTTCCATGCTTCCCTGGGTGGAAGTGTAATTCTTTTATCAGCTACATTACCGCTAAAACAAAAAAATGATTTGGTCCGATCGTTTTCTACTGGAGCAGGCTATGAGTTTGAATCAGTGTCTAAGATCGAGTACCCTTTGGTTACACATATATCAAGTTCTGGATCAGAAGAACAACCAGTTGATTACTTATCTCAAAATGAACGAGTTGTTTCATGTGAATTTTTCCATGATAAAACTCATGTTCGAAAAAGTATAATAGATGCTTCAAATAATGGATTTTGTTGCTGTTGGATTCGAAATACAGTAGATGATGCCATAGATGCTTATAATTCAATTGCCAACTGTATAGGTCACGAGAATGTTATTTTATTCCACGCAAGATTCACAATGGGAGATAGACTCAAAATTGAAGAGTCAGTACTCGAGACATTTGGCAAAAACAGTGGTAATAAACAGAGGGCTGGTAAGATTTTAATATCTACGCAGGTTGTTGAACAATCACTAGACCTTGATTTTGATTATATGGTAACAGATTTGGCTCCAATTGACCTTATTATTCAAAGGGCAGGTCGGTTACATAGACACAAACGTGATTTAAATGGTAATATTGCTACGCAAGATTCTAGAAAAACTCCAGTATTGGGTATATTATCCCCAAGGCCGACAGAAGATGCATCTGATAGCTGGTATTCTGGTATGTTTTCAAAAGGTTGCTATGTATATCAAACACATGGTAAACTTTGGCTTACTGCAAAGTTGCTTTTGGAAATGAAAGAAATGCATATTCCTCGAGATAGCAGATACTTAATAGAAGGTGTTTTTGGACCTAATGCAGATGAAAGCATCCCCAGTGCTTTGTTAAATGTGGATAGGAATGCTTATGGCGAAACTATGGCTGAAAAATCAATGGCCGTCTGGAGATCTTTAAAAATATTTCAGGGATATGATCGTACAGGTACTCAATGGATCGATGATACGGTCGTACCAACGCGCTTAGGTGATTCTATAACTTTAAGGTTAGGTAAATTAGTAAACGGTGCGATATTACCACTTAATAGTTCAACCCGACACCCCTGGGAGATGAGCCAAGTCAATGTAAGCGCAATTCGTGTTAAATATCCTAGTTATCCTGAGGAGATAAATGAACTAATTGATGAAACTAAAAATTCTATGAAAGATAAATGTAAATGGAGTTTGTTTATACCTATGGAACTGCAGGAAGACGGTATGTGGCTAGGTTTTGGAGAGAACCAAAATCGTCAGAAAGTGAAGCTAATATACGATGCAAAGACAGGATTACACACAAGTAAATATTGA